GACGTCTCTATGGATTCCCGATAACGGTCCTCGGGAGATCTCTTGTGAATGGCGAGATAACCGAAGTTGGATTCAGTATGTAAAGTCGATATGGATAACAATGACATATCATTCAGGAAGATCTTTTAAATACACACCTTTCCGCTCACGCAAGCTTTTCCTTGCTCTTTCAACTCGGAATAAAAACCTCGGATCATGCTCCAACCGGTAATCAAACCAATCATCCTCTGAAGCAAAGCCTATCAAAATGCCGGCAGGTTTTCCATGCCGAGTTATTATTATCTCTTCTTCCTCTGCCAAGTGCAAATATTCCGAGAGTTGATCCTTTACTTCTGACAATGGCACTTTCTTCATTCTTTTTCTCCCAACTCTTCAAGCCAGGCAGGAGCCTTTGATTTTGGTACAATCGCCAATATTTCTACTGCCGCCTCTACTATATCATAGAACACTCGAATTTCACCGACAAGTAACCGATATTGAGGACGACTGATCCCCTGCAAACGTTTTATTCGACTTCGACTTGTTTTATTGGGCTCATGGCTTAGATGTCGTCCGATCGCATCGCGCACTATAGCACGATCTCTTGCTGATAATCGCGTAAAATCTTCAACGGCCTCCGGAGCAAAAATGATCTTGTATTTGATTCTGGCTATATTATAGCCAGATTGTGATAGATCGTCAAGAGCGCAGAGAAAAAGAAACGGGACGCGTCAGGCCTTGACATGAGACTTAACTGGCTGAATACATGTTTGTTTTTTTCTAGGAAAATGGAAAAGCTGGTACTACTCGTATTAATCTTATTTTTATTCCTCCCCGCTGTTTGTTAAGTTGTGATTATTAATTTCCTTATTATGAATCTCATCCTTCTTGCCCTTTTCCTTCTTTTTGTCGAAGTACCCCTAATTCTTCGATAAAAAAAGGAGATTGCCACAGTGGAGTCTATACTGAGTAGGTCGAAGTACAATGACAATATGGATCCCCGATAAATGAATTCGGGGATGACATTGGGGATTGCGGCTGTTAGCACAGGGTCACACATGGGGATCCTAATATTATAAAAACTAAGAATTTC
The sequence above is drawn from the Thermodesulfobacteriota bacterium genome and encodes:
- a CDS encoding type II toxin-antitoxin system Phd/YefM family antitoxin, producing MKKVPLSEVKDQLSEYLHLAEEEEIIITRHGKPAGILIGFASEDDWFDYRLEHDPRFLFRVERARKSLRERKGVYLKDLPE
- a CDS encoding type II toxin-antitoxin system RelE/ParE family toxin — encoded protein: MRDAIGRHLSHEPNKTSRSRIKRLQGISRPQYRLLVGEIRVFYDIVEAAVEILAIVPKSKAPAWLEELGEKE